The Coccidioides posadasii str. Silveira chromosome 3, complete sequence genome contains a region encoding:
- the REV3 gene encoding DNA polymerase zeta (EggNog:ENOG410PFY9~COG:L~BUSCO:185at33183), with amino-acid sequence MKRVLQPYESHMQYIPQWMCDYNLYGCAYIDCRKVTFRGPVPLQCELEDSEHQWHDQNIAPALISDAGAFPRQSHCALEVDVHVQDILNRLGIKERPLHNYLFEGLDTIPPDAKLVPSLASLWEDEKRRRKAAMGLTDSESSPFTSADLVSMSADSRNVAAGGWIHEEEFRARVAEIVVKEQARNNGAKPSPASLIQSDPFEASIQSALDSVEDLYPEKLQAAVFDPVNVGDEGVEVGIEVDEARILSLQLPDTSNSYEDSSGSGLRTPQPDSTRETRIRGDLANVRTPRENRERLDEENNTLDSSAHITDAELTSMGVRRSSAIINSQEDFFEIDDEFISKIGSNRTKRSISTAANTQPSKRPRFMLDPVKSSSILKSPRNEMTLSQRPADQVERKWHIAAEELSSQPKSSQKSNKSDGNSRLQFPVVKDPNDSATISRASQQSGSVKLSHPISGFGSKSALTALPAPHSHSNSDKTTSCETSQLPRSDGVEFDKILRESFNIPPNATIYTFHSPCPSSSLIRETISNDSRPSVVYQNAYYSNDDDVPDRSREYAGREFKLESNTVPYLPPFDPTGKSPLLHGDKPPVVVDQGALERESDRLRKACSLRCWEFAPLPPSRSEVIEWCKEQDSKRLGPQSFTTTNSKQPGISQIEAATQKDSHGFLYFQKKFSRNIQHEAHYMSVMSLEVHVNTRCTLAPNPEEDEISCIFWCIQSGDRSLGVNEPSDEVQTGVLAVAETESIAAKIRYDTNAEIEEESSELDVLTKLVDIVRYYDPDILTGYEVHNGSWGYLIERARVKYDYDLCDELSRVKTDSHGRFGKESDRWGFNHTSTIRVTGRHMINIWRAMRSELNLIQYTLENVAFHLLHKRIPHYPFHDLTKWFKSTKPRNLVKVVNYFITRTRLNLDILDANELISRTSEQARILGIDFFSVFSRGSQFKVESLMFRIAKPENFILISPSKAQVGQQNALECLPLVMEPQSDFYNSPLLVLDFQSLYPSVMIAYNYCYSTFLGRIVDWRGRNKMGFIDYQRQPGLLGLLESQINIAPNGIMYTRPEVRKSLLAKMLTEILETRVMVKGGMKANKEDRALQRLLNNRQLALKLIANVTYGYTSASFSGRMPCAEIADSIVQTARETLEKAIAMIHSVERWGAEVVYGDTDSLFIYLKGRTRDEAFDIGEEIAQKITASNPRPVKLKFEKVYHPCVLLAKKRYVGYKYESRGQTKPEFDAKGIETVRRDGTPAEQKIEEKALRILFETADLSRVKKYFQKQCAKIMQGKVSIQDFCFAKEVRLGTYSEKGPPPPGALISAKRMLEDPRLEPQYGERIPYVVISGAPGSRLIDRCVAPEVLLQDPQMELDAEYYISKNLIPPLERIFNLVGANIRQWYDEMPKYQRVRRTDNAMISDGTLLRKTLESYMRASSCVVCREKLENGEALCNHCLRRPHLSLMRLRYRVQRAEKKVANIHEVCRSCMGVQWGEEVKCDSKDCPVFYSRTRTTFNLSYTRSLSDPIAEALERSGESNPWAW; translated from the coding sequence ATGAAACGGGTTCTTCAGCCGTATGAAAGCCATATGCAGTATATCCCCCAGTGGATGTGTGACTACAACTTGTACGGATGTGCGTATATCGACTGCAGGAAAGTGACCTTCCGAGGACCAGTACCGCTCCAATGTGAGCTAGAAGATTCTGAGCATCAATGGCATGATCAAAACATTGCTCCAGCGCTGATATCGGATGCTGGGGCGTTTCCAAGGCAAAGTCATTGCGCTCTCGAAGTTGACGTTCACGTTCAAGATATTCTCAATCGACTTGGGATTAAGGAACGCCCTTTACACAACTATCTATTTGAGGGCTTAGATACGATTCCTCCAGACGCGAAATTGGTACCTAGCTTGGCTAGTCTCTGGGAAGACGAAAAGCGACGGAGAAAGGCCGCAATGGGACTTACAGATTCTGAAAGCAGCCCGTTTACTTCAGCAGACCTCGTTTCCATGTCAGCTGACTCCCGAAACGTAGCAGCTGGAGGTTGGATTCATGAAGAAGAGTTTCGAGCTCGGGTGGCGGAAATAGTGGTGAAGGAGCAAGCCCGGAACAACGGAGCGAAGCCATCGCCAGCCAGTCTTATCCAATCCGACCCCTTTGAAGCAAGTATACAGTCGGCTTTGGATAGTGTGGAAGATTTATATCCCGAAAAGCTTCAAGCTGCCGTCTTTGATCCTGTCAATGTTGGAGATGAAGGAGTGGAGGTCGGCATTGAAGTTGATGAGGCACGGATTCTATCGCTCCAGCTTCCAGATACATCGAATAGCTACGAAGATTCTAGCGGTTCAGGTCTGCGTACCCCACAACCTGACAGTACTAGGGAGACAAGAATAAGAGGCGATTTGGCCAATGTTCGGACGCCTAGGGAGAATAGGGAAAGATTAGATGAGGAAAATAACACCCTTGATTCTTCTGCACACATCACGGATGCCGAGTTGACAAGTATGGGAGTCCGGCGATCGTCAGCAATCATTAATAGCCAGGAAGATTTTTTCGAAATTGACGATGAATTCATAAGCAAAATCGGATCCAACAGGACAAAACGCTCAATTTCCACCGCAGCAAATACACAGCCATCTAAACGACCTCGATTTATGCTCGACCCCGTGAAATCTTCTTCTATCTTGAAATCACCTAGAAACGAGATGACTTTGTCCCAGCGCCCGGCCGACCAAGTTGAACGCAAATGGCATATTGCTGCTGAAGAGCTTTCCTCTCAGCCAAAATCTTCtcaaaaatcaaataagaGTGACGGCAACTCGAGATTGCAGTTTCCTGTGGTCAAGGATCCAAATGACTCTGCCACGATATCGCGAGCCAGCCAGCAAAGCGGCTCGGTGAAATTATCTCACCCTATTTCAGGGTTCGGTTCAAAGTCAGCGCTTACTGCTTTACCTGCACCTCACTCTCATTCAAACTCTGACAAGACCACGAGCTGTGAAACTTCACAGTTACCTCGCTCAGATGGCGTTGAATTTGATAAAATCCTTCGTGAATCTTTCAATATCCCGCCTAATGCCACAATCTACACGTTCCATTCTCCCTGCCCTTCTTCGTCTCTAATTCGGGAGACAATAAGCAACGATTCACGGCCATCCGTGGTTTATCAAAACGCGTATTACAGCAACGATGATGATGTACCGGACCGGTCACGGGAATATGCAGGGAGGGAATTTAAATTGGAGAGCAATACAGTGCCCTATCTTCCTCCATTTGATCCAACTGGAAAATCTCCCTTACTTCATGGAGACAAGCCTCCGGTAGTTGTTGACCAGGGCGCCCTTGAAAGGGAGAGTGATAGGCTTCGAAAAGCTTGTTCCCTCCGATGCTGGGAGTTCGCTCCCCTGCCTCCATCACGTTCGGAGGTAATTGAATGGTGCAAAGAGCAGGATTCCAAGCGCCTTGGCCCTCAGTCCTTTACTACAACAAATTCAAAGCAACCTGGGATTTCTCAAATCGAAGCAGCCACCCAAAAAGATTCACATGGCTTCCTATATTTTCAGAAGAAATTTTCTCGAAATATACAGCACGAGGCACATTACATGAGTGTTATGAGTCTCGAGGTACATGTGAATACTCGATGCACTCTGGCACCCAatcctgaagaagatgagataTCTTGTATCTTTTGGTGTATCCAGTCCGGGGATCGATCGCTTGGTGTTAACGAGCCCAGCGATGAGGTTCAAACCGGAGTTCTTGCTGTTGCAGAAACTGAGAGTATAGCAGCTAAAATCAGATACGATACCAATGCTGAGATAGAGGAAGAGTCCTCAGAGCTCGACGTTCTCACCAAACTGGTGGACATTGTGCGTTATTATGACCCGGATATCTTAACAGGCTACGAAGTCCACAACGGCTCTTGGGGTTATCTTATCGAACGTGCAAGGGTCAAGTATGACTATGATCTTTGTGATGAGTTATCCCGAGTGAAGACCGATTCTCATGGACGTTTTGGCAAGGAATCCGATCGATGGGGTTTCAACCACACTTCAACCATACGGGTAACAGGCAGACACATGATCAATATTTGGAGAGCCATGAGAAGCGAACTGAACTTGATTCAGTATACTCTGGAGAACGTTGCGTTTCATTTGCTTCATAAAAGGATACCACATTATCCGTTCCATGACTTAACCAAATGGTTCAAGAGTACTAAGCCTCGAAATCTAGTGAAAGTCGTCAATTACTTTATCACCCGCACCAGGCTCAATCTGGATATCCTTGACGCAAATGAATTAATTTCAAGAACGAGCGAACAGGCTCGGATTCTTGGAATTGATTTCTTTTCCGTCTTCTCGAGAGGTTCTCAGTTCAAAGTAGAATCTCTCATGTTTCGCATAGCAAAGCCAGAGAACTTCATTCTGATTTCTCCAAGCAAAGCACAAGTTGGCCAACAAAACGCTCTCGAATGTTTACCATTAGTTATGGAGCCTCAGAGCGATTTTTACAACAGTCCGCTCTTAGTTTTGGATTTTCAGTCACTCTACCCGAGTGTTATGATTGCTTACAATTATTGTTATTCTACATTCTTGGGTAGGATTGTCGATTGGCGTGGTCGAAATAAAATGGGCTTTATTGACTATCAGAGGCAACCAGGCTTGTTAGGGTTGCTTGAAAGCCAAATCAATATCGCTCCAAACGGTATCATGTACACCAGACCAGAAGTCCGCAAATCGCTTTTGGCTAAGATGCTTACGGAGATTCTGGAAACTCGTGTTATGGTGAAGGGTGGCATGAAGGCTAATAAAGAGGACAGGGCTCTGCAACGCTTACTAAATAACCGACAGCTTGCATTGAAGTTGATTGCGAACGTGACGTATGGATATACTTCTGCGTCGTTTTCAGGACGGATGCCCTGTGCAGAGATAGCCGACAGCATTGTCCAAACTGCTCGGGAGACATTGGAAAAGGCCATCGCAATGATTCATTCTGTTGAACGATGGGGCGCTGAAGTCGTCTACGGCGACACTGACAGTTTATTCATCTATCTCAAGGGCCGTACCAGAGACGAAGCATTTGACATTGGGGAGGAAATCGCACAAAAAATCACTGCCTCGAATCCTCGTCCTGTGAAGCTTAAATTTGAAAAGGTATACCATCCGTGTGTCCTCTTGGCTAAGAAAAGATACGTCGGTTATAAATATGAGAGCCGTGGCCAGACGAAGCCGGAGTTCGACGCTAAAGGGATAGAAACTGTTCGCCGAGATGGCACTCcagctgaacagaagattgaAGAGAAGGCGCTGAGAATTTTGTTCGAAACGGCTGATCTAAGTCGAGTCAAGAAATATTTTCAGAAGCAATGTGCCAAAATTATGCAGGGCAAGGTGTCCATTCAGGATTTCTGTTTCGCAAAAGAGGTTAGGTTGGGCACATATAGCGAGAAGGGTCCACCTCCGCCGGGCGCGCTGATCAGTGCCAAGCGGATGCTCGAGGATCCAAGATTAGAGCCACAATATGGAGAACGGATTCCCTACGTGGTGATTTCGGGTGCGCCGGGTTCACGGCTGATTGACCGCTGTGTGGCGCCTGAAGTGCTTCTTCAAGACCCACAAATGGAATTGGACGCGGAATACTATATTTCGAAGAACCTCATTCCGCCCCTTGAACGAATCTTCAACCTGGTAGGGGCCAACATCCGACAGTGGTATGATGAAATGCCCAAGTATCAGCGAGTACGGCGCACTGACAACGCCATGATCTCTGACGGAACCCTGTTGCGGAAAACTCTCGAGTCATATATGAGGGCTTCGTCCTGTGTGGTGTGTCGGGAGAAGCTAGAAAACGGAGAGGCCCTTTGCAACCACTGTCTACGGCGTCCGCATCTTTCGCTCATGCGCTTGCGATACAGAGTCCAGCGGGCGGAAAAAAAGGTTGCGAACATACATGAGGTCTGCCGTTCGTGTATGGGAGTGCAGTGGGGTGAAGAAGTCAAATGCGACAGTAAAGATTGCCCAGTGTTTTATTCAAGGACCAGAACGACGTTCAATCTCTCGTACACTCGATCACTCTCGGATCCCATCGCCGAAGCACTTGAGAGGTCGGGCGAGAGCAATCCATGGGCATGGTAA
- a CDS encoding uncharacterized protein (EggNog:ENOG410PMCI~COG:S), with translation MAHPIVQRSQKPPRIVYDWNRNLYVAALAFDSGVLYFPLCPGVASPGPVKTIHTELSREVTMVDVSAPDTCEPCFGSDYDEDDTLSTTTALASEFVDYPYDYGRRYNAYKEGEYWAPNDDVQQNQMDVAHHMFYDLLDGKLADAPISKDVREVIDLGTGNGAWAVDFADEYPSANVTGIDYSAIQPNNLPSNCNFIIDDVCDKWCYPPNYFDLVHIRQMYGSVTDWHGLYASIYRHLRPGGWVDQQEMSVEFKSDNDSLPCDHPLRRWSRGMLRAGEISGKTFQVADQAWGHLLNAGFVNTIEKKHKVPVGTWSEDPRMRALGKLNLEQIKAGIDGWTIMPFMRELRWSYVDMRHLIRDVLEALEDPNVHLYIEVSSICAQKPMGERSCGK, from the exons ATGGCTCATCCCATTGTGCAACGATCTCAAAAACCACCCCGGATTGTCTATGACTGGAATCGTAACTTATATGTGGCTGCCCTGGCCTTTGATTCCGGGGTTCTTTACTTTCCTCTTTGTCCAGGTGTTGCTTCACCGGGTCCCGTTAAAACCATTCATACGGAGCTGTCAAGGGAGGTCACGATGGTTGATGTGTCTGCTCCAGATACCTGT GAGCCTTGCTTTGGTTCTGATTATGATGAAGACGACAC TCTGAGCACGACAACGGCCCTGGCCTCGGAATTTGTCGACTATCCATACGACTATGGCCGGCGGTATAACGCCTATAAAGAGGGAGAATACTG GGCGCCGAACGACGATGTTCAACAAAACCAGATGGACGTTGC ACACCACATGTTCTATGATCTACTCGATGGAAAATTAGCGGATGCACCCATTTCCAAAGACGTGAGG GAGGTCATTGATCTTGGGACTGGAAATGGTGCTTGGGCAGT CGACTTTGCGGATGAATATCCATCTGCCAACGTCACGGGCATAGACTATTCCGCAATCCAGCCAAATAATCTTCCCAGTAACTGCAACTTTATAATTGACGATGTCTGTGATAAGTGGTGCTATCCACCAAATTATTTTGATCTCGTCCATATACGACAGATGTACGGTTCCGTCACAGATTGGCACGGTCTCTATGCCTCAATATATAG GCATTTAAGACCTGGAGGGTGGGTCGACCAACAAGAGATGTCAGTTGAGTTCAAGTCGGATAATGACTCGTTGCCCTGTGATCACCCACTCAGACGGTGGTCGCGAGGTATGCTTCGGGCCGGCGAGATAAGCGGAAAGACGTTTCAGGTCGCCGATCAAGCTTGGGGCCATCTCTTGAACGCGGGATTCGTCAACACCATAGAAAAAAAGCACAAAGTACCTGTCGGTACATGGTCGGAAGACCCTAGAATGAGGGCCTTAGGGAAGCTGAATCTGGAACAGATTAAGGCTGGCATTGATGGTTGGACCATCATGCCGTTTATGCGAGAGCTGAGG TGGTCATACGTTGACATGCGCCATCTTATCCGTGACGTTCTGGAGGCTCTAGAAGATCCAAACGTCCACCTATACATTGAAGT GTCCTCAATTTGCGCACAGAAACCGATGGGAGAGAGGAGCTGTGGGAAGTGA
- a CDS encoding uncharacterized protein (EggNog:ENOG410PPRR~TransMembrane:1 (i67-86o)) — MATKKDMRRADLVVPYVDPASKKDGDMASALSSTLPMAAVSEAGRDPILSYKVSANTMNRCLREAGAFLFPIPGPSLILGTVGLFLDGGT; from the exons ATGGCGACCAAGAAGGATATGCGCAGAGCTGACCTGG TCGTACCGTATGTGGACCCGGCGTCGAAGAAGGATGGCGACATGGCCA GTGCCCTCTCAAGCACATTGCCCATGGCGGCGGTAAGTGAAGCCGGAAGAGATCCAATCCTTTCCTACAAGGTTAGCGCTAACACAATGAACAGATGTTTACGCGAAGCAGGTGCGTTCCTTTTCCCTATCCCAGGGCCGAGTCTGATTCTAGGAACGGTCGGTCTCTTTCTTGATGGTGGTACTTAA
- a CDS encoding uncharacterized protein (EggNog:ENOG410PPRR), whose amino-acid sequence MDVGCIFTPKLDGRVSRAEEELIYTRLLVSNHVCYGGYCYLRSLIPTSSSGKTGQGGSHVLSHPSSIVQIQCFNNENVNNVGFDEFYLDLGARAIIPTLYI is encoded by the exons ATG GACGTCGGTTGTATTTTCACTCCAAAATTGGATGGCAGAGTCTCcagagcagaagaagaacTCATCTACACCAGGCTACTTGTCAGTAATCATGTCTG TTATGGCGGTTATTGTT ACCTACGTTCCCTTATTCCTACCTCCTCAAGCGGGAAGACCGGGCAAGGCGGCTCCCACGTCCTCTCCCACCCTAGCAGCATAGTTCAGATCCAATGTTTTAATAATGAAAATGTGAATAATGTGGGCTTCGATGAATTTTACCTAGATTTGGGTGCAAGAGCTATTATCCCCACGCTGTACATTTAA
- a CDS encoding uncharacterized protein (EggNog:ENOG410PQSJ), with protein sequence MDFVNKLAGQGKSENQGGSSGGEGGMFSGIGDKLNAAAGGGRESEKSEDMLDKGVDFLQERFMGQGKQDNESAVEQAKDEQISDFIRGQYKSVAGSDLPIKDKDTKLG encoded by the exons ATGGATTTCGTAAATAAACTTGCGGGCCAGGGTAAGAGCGAAAATCAGGGCGGCAGCTCCGGTGGAGAAGGCGGCATGTTCTCGGGTATAGGTGACAAGCTCAATGCCGCAGCCGGAGGTGGCCGCGAGAGCGAGAAGAGTGAAGATATGCTCGACAAAG GGGTCGACTTTCTTCAGGAACGATTCATGGGCCAGGGAAAGCAGGATAACGAAAGCGCAGTTGAACAAGCCAAGGATGAACAGATCTCGGATTTTATCCGGGGCCAGTACAAATCGGTTGCAG GATCGGATTTACCCATCAAGGATAAAGATACCAAGCTGGGATAG
- a CDS encoding uncharacterized protein (CAZy:GT71~EggNog:ENOG410PKWN~COG:S~TransMembrane:2 (i21-42o99-116i)) has translation MMDFIPVFPLFQKLHLIRASTLVVLIILFSLTPFSFLFPFLVSSNRLSLPDLKLSPNSVSLDVIATYFADFPLNYTNFGESGRRIQILQNWVENASGDIAVWTAIEIFALSLFPFLRHPVEKQPLLSLLRRHVPGSRGIVVPVGTSSFRFACHLVGSIRNVLNSQIPIEIAYAGESDLPLAYRQFLSSLAPEIYLLDVTSYFDDDIVGLSIGTWAIKPFAILASRFEQVILMDSDSILLQEPEKILDSHNGFKKTGLLLFHDRLLWKNAYPERHAWWQEQMKHTSPSLNFRSSRVHNENYAEEGESGLVVVDKARISTLMGVLHVAWQNTKDVRTQVTYLMGYGDKESWWLAFELVCSFHIAHTDENDALLWFNGGLLKSKMGNNAEYWFPEVWMLDGEWEKSQDKSTWSCMKNGTLFPLDERTVRVLQESVNEARRLDPATIDYNGQALDAVDVLLVARSIRALDFFVN, from the exons ATGATGGATTTTATCCCTGTTTTTCCGCTGTTTCAAAAGCTTCATCTTATTCGAGCCTCCACACTAGTTGTATTGATCATCCTCTTCTCACTCACgcctttctcttttttatTTCCATTTCTAGTTTCCAGCAATCGGTTAAGTTTACCTGATTTAAAATTATCCCCTAATTCTGTTTCATTGGATGTGATTGCCACCTATTTTGCAGACTTCCCTCTGAACTACACAAATTTCGGAGAGTCAGGTCGACGTATCCAAATTCTACAAAACTGGGTAGAGAATGCCTCGGGCGATATTGCAGTTTGGACGGCGATCGAAATTTTTGCTTTGTCCCTATTTCCGTTTCTTCGACATCCCGTCGAAAAGCAGCCGCTCCTATCACTTTTACGTCGACATGTACCGGGTTCGAGAGGTATCGTTGTTCCTGTCGGCACGTCATCTTTTCGGTTTGCTTGCCATTTAGTGGGATCAATCCGAAATGTCTTGAATTCCCAGATCCCCATAGAAATAGCTTATGCAGGTGAATCTGATTTACCGCTAGCCTATCGGCAATTCCTATCTTCTTTGGCTCCCGAAATTTATCTACTGGACGTCACTTCATATTTTGACGATGACATAGTGGGATTGTCGATCGGAACGTGGGCCATAAAACCGTTCGCAATCCTAGCTAGTAGGTTTGAGCAGGTGATCCTCATGGACTCGGATTCTATTTTACTTCAGGAGCCCGAAAAAATATTGGATAGCCATAACGGTTTCAAAAAGACTGGACTGTTATTGTTCCATGATAGGTTACTTTGGAAAAATGCGTATCCGGAGCGACACGCCTGGTGGCAGGAGCAAATGAAACATACCTCACCGAGCCTGAATTTCCGATCGTCACGGGTTCACAATGAGAATTACGCAGAAGAAGGCGAATCTGGCTTGGTTGTCGTGGACAAAGCCCGAATTTCTACCCTTATGGGCGTCCTACACGTAGCATGGCAAAACACGAAAGATGTCCGGACCCAAGTAACCTATCTCATGGGTTATGGTGATAAGGAGTCCTGGTGGCTTGCATTCGAATT AGTGTGCTCCTTTCATATCGCTCACACCGACGAAAACGATGCACTTCTATGGTTTAATGGAGGCCTGCTGAAAAGTAAGATGGGAAATAATGCTGAATACTGGTTTCCAGAAGTCTGGATGCTAGATGGGGAGTGGGAAAAGAGCCAGGATAAATCAACGTGGTCCTGCATGAAAAATGGTACTCTTTTCCCCCTTGACGAGAGGACTGTCCGGGTGTTGCAAGAGTCGGTGAATGAAGCGCGCCGCCTTGATCCTGCAACG ATAGACTATAACGGCCAAGCTCTAGATGCTGTGGATGTCCTTCTGGTCGCGAGATCAATCCGTGCTCTCGACTTCTTTGTAAATTAG
- the COX13 gene encoding Cytochrome c oxidase subunit 6A, mitochondrial (EggNog:ENOG410PNPT~COG:C~TransMembrane:1 (i62-82o)~BUSCO:15796at33183), whose translation MFSQRALLRTPHRLPYHVNASFRRRFVSTDGKLSGVPDNKFNRERAAVKAHAAATSDLWRKLSIYVVIPALILGSINAYNLWNEHWEHWDHMPPLEERVEYPYQNIRSKNFPWGDGDKTLL comes from the exons ATGTTTTCTCAGCGAGCTTTGCTCCGAACCCCTCACCGTCTTCCTTACCATGTCAATGCCTCTTTTCGCCGTCGCTTCGTAAGCACGGACGGGAAACTGTCGGGGGTTCCGGATAACAAATTCAATCGCGAAAGAGCAGCAGTTAAAGCGCATGCAGCTGCTACTAGTG ATTTATGGCGGAAGTTATCAATCTA CGTTGTTATTCCGGCTTTAATTCTTGGCTCCATCAATGCGTATAACTTGTGGAATGAGCATTGGGAACATTGGGATCATATGCCGCCACTCGAAGAGAGGGTGGAGTACCCTTATCAGAACATCCGCTCGAAAAACTTTCCTTGGGGTGATGGTGACAAG ACTTTGTTGTAA
- the APN2 gene encoding Class II abasic (AP) endonuclease (EggNog:ENOG410PJN6~COG:L~BUSCO:3648at33183), which translates to MTFRLTTWNVNGIRNPFSYEPWRGTQSFQGMFDLLEADIIVLQELKIQRKDLRDDMVLVPGWDCFFSLPKYKKGYSGVAIYTRNATCSPIYAEEGVTGILCPPNSTSSYRELPESEQIGGYPTDEQLSTSEVSAETLDSEGRCVILEFPAFVLLGVYCPANRDETRDGFRLGFLNALDHRIRNLIFLGKRVVVAGDLNISRDAIDSAHALEQIRKSRLTTDEFLSSPARIIFNRLVEGGRVSHIEGVDKKDAVLWDMCRSFFPARSGMYTCWEQRINARPGNFGARIDYILCSLDMKDWMSIADIQEGLMGSDHCPVYAIFKENVDLHGDQIDFVNLMNPSVDFEAAENSLSRSHLPLSGRLIPEFNRRRNIRDMFLRQSSTQNLSPGEINQNATSMSSMTNKGRPISLDLERSHEIDERDPKRRKKEPIAGVLPTTSQKSIRGFFNPRQPRLKQSNLAKDCEAINDSVPNERKNDSGPGHRTSGISPPDANPDFEADPQTSQESTTIKSHGIKYLKRGRLLDAKGMKNHASVSSRRNPESIGADRFGFVQDHSAPAAIKKLELNGGVLHLSGVVIGTLSNNPVM; encoded by the exons ATGACTTTCCGCCTGACGACCTGGAATG TCAATGGCATACG GAATCCATTTTCGTACGAACCATGGCGAGGTACACAGTCATTTCAG GGAATGTTCGATCTTCTTGAAGCAGACATCATTGTGCTCCAGGAGCTTAAAATTCAGAGAAAAGATTTACGGGACGACATGGTATTAGTTCCTGGCTGGGATTGCTTTTTCAGTCTGCCAAAGTACAAGAAAG GATACTCCGGGGTGGCAATATACACCCGAAATGCCACCTGTTCGCCTATATATGCCGAAGAAGGTGTCACCGGTATTCTTTGTCCGCCAAATTCCACGTCCTCGTACCGGGAACTCCCAGAATCCGAGCAAATTGGCGGGTACCCGACAGATGAGCAACTCTCAACCTCAGAGGTAAGTGCGGAAACTCTTGATTCAGAGGGTCGCTGCGTGATACTCGAGTTTCCTGCCTTCGTTCTACTCGGTGTCTATTGTCCTGCAAACAGAGATGAAACGCGAGATGGCTTTCGACTAGGATTTCTAAATGCGCTCGATCATCGTATCCGGAACCTGATTTTCCTAGGGAAGAGGGTTGTCGTCGCAGGAGATTTAAATATTTCAAGGGATGCGATTGATTCTGCGCATGCATTAGAGCAAATTCGGAAAAGCAGGCTGACAACCGATGAATTTCTCTCGTCGCCGGCTCGCATTATTTTCAACCGGTTAGTTGAAGGTGGGAGAGTTTCGCACATCGAAGGTGTTGACAAAAAGGACGCGGTATTATGGGACATGTGTAGATCATTCTTCCCTGCCAGAAGCGGCATGTACACTTGCTGGGAGCAAAGAATTAATGCACGTCCTGGGAATTTTGGTGCAAGAATAGACTACATCCTATGTAGTTTAGATATGAAAGACTGGATGTCTATTGCAGATATTCAAGAAGGACTAATG GGCTCTGACCATTGTCCTGTCTACGCCATATTTAAAGAAAACGTTGATCTGCATGGGGATCAAATCGATTTTGTTAATCTCATGAATCCATCGGTGGATTTTGAAGCAGCTGAAAATTCTTTATCAAGAAGCCACCTTCCACTGTCTGGAAGGCTCATTCCCGAATTTAACCGTCGTCGCAATATTCGAGATATGTTCCTACGTCAGTCCTCAACTCAAAATCTCTCCCCCGGTGAGATCAATCAAAATGCGACGTCCATGTCCAGCATGACGAACAAAGGGAGGCCGATATCCTTGGACCTTGAAAGATCTCATGAAATCGACGAACGAGATCCAAAACGGCGGAAGAAAGAACCTATTGCCGGCGTTCTCCCGACAACTAGTCAGAAAAGTATTCGCGGATTTTTTAATCCAAGACAGCCCCGTCTGAAGCAGTCTAACCTTGCGAAGGATTGCGAGGCCATCAACGATTCTGTTCCGAATGAACGCAAAAATGATTCGGGTCCCGGACATCGTACCTCGGGGATTTCGCCTCCTGACGCGAATCCTGATTTTGAAGCCGATCCTCAAACCTCACAAGAATCTACAACT ATCAAGAGTCATGGAATAAAATATTTAAAAAGAGGCCGCCTCCTAGATGCGAAGGGCATGAAGAACCATGCGTCCGTCTCGTCACGAAGAAACCCGGAATCAATCGGGGCAGATCGTTTTGGATTTGTCCAAGACCACTCGGCCCCAGCGGCAATAAAGAAACTGGAACTCAATGGCGGTGTCCTACATTTATCTGGTGTAGTGATTGGAACTCTAAGCAATAATCCAGTCATGTAG